A region of Vicia villosa cultivar HV-30 ecotype Madison, WI unplaced genomic scaffold, Vvil1.0 ctg.001512F_1_1, whole genome shotgun sequence DNA encodes the following proteins:
- the LOC131635584 gene encoding ras-related protein RABF1 isoform X2 — MGCGSSFPDRDAGQLGRPNSENGGGQDAKNLRVKLVLLGDSGVGKSCIVLRFVRGQFDPTSKVTVGASFLSQTIALQDSTTVKFEIWDTAGQERYAALAPLYYRGAAVAVIVYDITSPESFTKAQYWVKELQKHGSPDIVMALVGNKADLHEKREVAVQDGMDYSEKNGMFFIETSAKTADNINELFEEIAKRLPRPAIT; from the exons ATGGGTTGTGGCTCCTCTTTTCCAG ATAGGGACGCAGGGCAGCTAGGTCGACCCAATTCAGAGAATGGTGGAGGACAGGATGCTAAGAATCTTCGTGTCAAG CTTGTCCTCTTAGGTGATTCTGGTGTTGGTAAGAGTTGTATCGTTCTGCGATTTGTCCGTGGTCAGTTTGATCCAACATCCAAG GTAACTGTTGGAGCATCTTTCTTGTCACAAACAATTGCTCTTCAAGACTCCACAACAGTCAAGTTTGAAATATGGGATACCGCTGGTCAAGAGAG GTATGCGGCACTTGCACCACTGTATTATCGTGGTGCAGCGGTGGCAGTTATTGTCTATGATATAACAAGCCCGGAATCTTTCACCAAAGCACAGTACTGGGTTAAG GAGCTACAAAAACATGGAAGCCCTGATATAGTGATGGCATTGGTTGGTAATAAAGCTGATCTTCACGAGAAGCGAGAAGTGGCTGTTCAG GATGGCATGGACTATTCAGAAAAGAACGGAATGTTTTTTATAGAGACATCTGCAAAGACTGCGGATAATATCAATGAACTGTTTGAG GAAATTGCGAAAAGACTGCCTCGCCCAGCAATTACTTGA
- the LOC131635584 gene encoding ras-related protein RABF1 isoform X1, translated as MGCGSSFPDRDAGQLGRPNSENGGGQDAKNLRVKLVLLGDSGVGKSCIVLRFVRGQFDPTSKVTVGASFLSQTIALQDSTTVKFEIWDTAGQERYAALAPLYYRGAAVAVIVYDITSPESFTKAQYWVKELQKHGSPDIVMALVGNKADLHEKREVAVQDGMDYSEKNGMFFIETSAKTADNINELFEDFVDYATSRLPCDVLAA; from the exons ATGGGTTGTGGCTCCTCTTTTCCAG ATAGGGACGCAGGGCAGCTAGGTCGACCCAATTCAGAGAATGGTGGAGGACAGGATGCTAAGAATCTTCGTGTCAAG CTTGTCCTCTTAGGTGATTCTGGTGTTGGTAAGAGTTGTATCGTTCTGCGATTTGTCCGTGGTCAGTTTGATCCAACATCCAAG GTAACTGTTGGAGCATCTTTCTTGTCACAAACAATTGCTCTTCAAGACTCCACAACAGTCAAGTTTGAAATATGGGATACCGCTGGTCAAGAGAG GTATGCGGCACTTGCACCACTGTATTATCGTGGTGCAGCGGTGGCAGTTATTGTCTATGATATAACAAGCCCGGAATCTTTCACCAAAGCACAGTACTGGGTTAAG GAGCTACAAAAACATGGAAGCCCTGATATAGTGATGGCATTGGTTGGTAATAAAGCTGATCTTCACGAGAAGCGAGAAGTGGCTGTTCAG GATGGCATGGACTATTCAGAAAAGAACGGAATGTTTTTTATAGAGACATCTGCAAAGACTGCGGATAATATCAATGAACTGTTTGAG GACTTTGTTGACTATGCTACTAGCAGGCTTCCCTGTGATGTTCTTGCTGCATGA